The following are encoded in a window of Brettanomyces bruxellensis chromosome 9, complete sequence genomic DNA:
- the RPS25A gene encoding ribosomal 40S subunit protein S25A (BUSCO:EOG09265SHL) codes for MPLKVQTTKAAKAAAAAAGSKKSKKKWNKGKVKDRADHMVILDQDKYDRILKDVPTYKFISVSVLVDRLKIGGSVARVALRQMEKDGLIKCVDKHSKQLIYTRATA; via the coding sequence ATGCCTTTAAAAGTTCAAACCACTAAAGCCGCCAAAGCCGCAGCCGCTGCAGCCGGTTCTAAGAAGAGTAAGAAGAAGTGGAACAAGGGTAAGGTCAAGGACAGAGCTGACCACATGGTGATTTTGGACCAGGACAAATATGACAGAATTTTGAAGGATGTCCCAACTTACAAGTTCATCTCCGTTTCTGTTCTTGTTGACAGATTAAAAATCGGTGGATCTGTTGCCAGAGTTGCCTTGAGACAGATGGAGAAGGATGGTCTTATCAAATGCGTTGATAAACACTCCAAGCAGTTGATCTACACTCGTGCTACTGcttaa
- a CDS encoding uncharacterized protein (BUSCO:EOG09263E49), with the protein MSTLRTSFLKVPLGKTCKEAILLARHSLAGKPRAFATVSKVGSKTFSTILFNGRPNARKTYRNHSNPTLSCRFFHTSQVAHIEDPYKVLNISKNASPSQIKKAYFKLAKKYHPDINKASDAEDKFHAVQEAYDILSDPKKKQQYDQFGAAGFGSNGQASGSAYSSNPFGGFGGARTGNPFEGFGINLDDLFGGMGGRRGNPFASSNPFGGRATQHVQGQDIEVLKTITFKEAIFGTSVSVRYNAMSKCGSCKGSGMKAGRRKSTCPTCHGTGSQVRILQAGFQMASTCKTCGGTGVVVKEGDKCTECHGRGVTNNQKETEVRLPQGIKDGSRIRVAGAGDYPDIASSDGYVLTSGDLIIRVRVRPDRDFTRTGNNLVYQCHIPMTTAALGGKIKIPTLDGQQVVLRVPSGVAQGNVISIPNKGVPYGSGRRGEEKVVINLEAMKPLNSTQTALLEALADAFGDTTANKTDPSWKPLEDMGAGKKQEKTDTKMENETVSERRLSALERIQKFLMDAFKRIREEFEKNNNDNKK; encoded by the coding sequence ATGTCGACTTTAAGAACGTCGTTTTTAAAGGTTCCTCTGGGCAAGACGTGCAAAGAGGCTATACTCTTAGCACGCCACTCTTTAGCAGGTAAGCCTAGAGCTTTTGCTACAGTCTCTAAAGTTGGAAGTAAGACATTTTCTACGATACTATTCAACGGTAGACCAAATGCACGGAAGACGTATAGAAATCACAGCAATCCAACACTAAGTTGTCGTTTCTTTCATACATCTCAAGTAGCACATATTGAAGATCCGTACAAGGTGCTCAACATTAGCAAAAATGCTTCACCCTCACAAATCAAGAAGGCCTACTTCAAATTGGCAAAGAAGTATCATCCAGATATAAACAAAGCATCCGATGCCGAGGACAAGTTTCACGCTGTCCAGGAGGCTTATGACATTTTAAGCGAtcctaaaaaaaagcagcagTATGATCAATTTGGGGCTGCAGGGTTTGGTTCCAACGGACAGGCATCCGGATCTGCATATAGCTCAAATCCATTCGGAGGATTTGGTGGTGCGAGAACCGGAAATCCTTTTGAAGGCTTCGGCATTAATTTGGACGATTTATTCGGGGGAATGGGTGGAAGACGTGGTAATCCATTTGCATCTAGCAACCCATTTGGCGGTAGGGCAACGCAACATGTGCAGGGCCAAGATATTGAAGTGCTAAAGACGATCACATTTAAGGAGGCTATATTTGGCACGAGTGTGTCTGTGAGATACAATGCAATGAGTAAGTGTGGATCATGTAAAGGTTCAGGAATGAAGGCAGGCCGTAGAAAATCAACTTGCCCAACATGCCATGGTACAGGTTCGCAGGTCAGAATTCTACAAGCCGGCTTCCAGATGGCATCAACATGTAAGACATGCGGTGGTACGGGTGTGGTTGTGAAAGAGGGCGACAAATGTACGGAATGCCATGGCCGTGGTGTCACAAACAATCAGAAAGAGACGGAGGTTCGCCTTCCGCAGGGTATCAAGGATGGATCAAGAATACGTGTTGCCGGGGCAGGTGACTATCCAGATATCGCATCATCAGATGGTTATGTTCTAACTAGTGGAGATTTGATCATCCGTGTGAGAGTGAGACCTGACAGGGATTTCACAAGGACAGGTAATAACTTAGTTTATCAGTGTCATATTCCAATGACTACCGCGGCTTTGGGAGGAAAAATCAAGATACCGACGTTAGATGGCCAACAAGTTGTGCTTCGTGTTCCTTCCGGTGTGGCACAGGGTAATGTGATTTCCATTCCAAACAAAGGTGTTCCATATGGAAGTGGTAGAAGAGGCGAAGAGAAGGTTGTTATCAACTTGGAGGCAATGAAACCTCTCAACTCAACACAGACGGCTTTACTAGAAGCCCTTGCCGATGCATTCGGCGACACTACGGCTAATAAAACCGATCCATCTTGGAAACCACTGGAAGATATGGGTGCGGGAAAGAAGCAAGAGAAGACTGACACAAAGATGGAGAATGAAACCGTGTCCGAAAGGCGCCTGAGTGCTTTGGAGCGCATCCAGAAGTTCCTCATGGACGCCTTTAAGAGGATTCGGGAGGAATTTGAGAAGAACAACAACGACAacaaaaagtaa